The proteins below are encoded in one region of Brachyspira intermedia PWS/A:
- a CDS encoding RsiV family protein: MKAIFLTVLCTLFIFVSCGNSNNTKQKTTSDNTTTEITPLQLSENEKANNYEVVYLVADTGEYINSEIAQNEKGNFGVIYYRDINQNLNTFNVTRAGELDEGNISATSYDNKTLEGNFPSTAYPFVAKIDGKEMTFKAAKTPVTGARIIEYTYSNVSPESSTNGQRFFQFKTAIFALKNDSKSASIDKVNLDINKDFGITDANTFNDLGKLLTAQSLISNKMTPIYDEWVKSDYISHIENYSSQFGIDYLSEKVVSINKMVYEYTGGAHGNYATINSVYSLETGNQLKIADLITDLKNADLIKLIVDKLVKIEGRDANSYFGLDELSLENNNFYLTSKGLVFTWGIYEIGPYAIGETRVLIPTEEIKPYLKDEYKTIFE; encoded by the coding sequence ATGAAAGCAATTTTTTTAACAGTATTATGTACTTTATTTATTTTTGTTTCATGCGGTAATTCAAATAATACCAAACAAAAAACAACAAGTGATAATACTACAACAGAAATCACACCATTACAGCTAAGCGAAAATGAAAAAGCTAATAATTATGAGGTTGTATACTTAGTAGCTGATACTGGCGAATATATTAACTCTGAAATAGCACAAAATGAAAAAGGAAATTTCGGAGTAATATATTATAGAGACATCAATCAAAATTTAAACACATTCAATGTTACAAGAGCAGGGGAGCTTGATGAAGGAAATATTTCAGCAACTTCTTATGATAATAAAACATTAGAAGGAAATTTCCCTAGCACTGCATATCCTTTTGTTGCCAAAATAGACGGAAAAGAAATGACTTTCAAAGCAGCAAAAACTCCTGTAACAGGTGCTAGAATAATTGAATATACTTATTCAAATGTTTCTCCTGAATCATCAACTAATGGTCAAAGATTCTTCCAATTCAAAACTGCAATATTTGCTTTAAAAAATGACAGTAAATCTGCAAGTATTGATAAAGTTAATTTAGACATCAATAAAGATTTTGGAATAACTGATGCAAACACTTTCAATGATTTGGGTAAATTATTAACAGCTCAAAGTTTAATAAGCAATAAAATGACTCCTATTTATGATGAATGGGTAAAATCTGATTATATATCACATATAGAAAATTATTCTTCTCAATTCGGTATAGATTATTTAAGTGAAAAAGTTGTATCTATAAATAAAATGGTTTATGAATACACAGGTGGTGCACATGGAAATTATGCTACAATAAACAGTGTATATTCATTAGAAACAGGAAATCAATTAAAAATAGCAGATTTAATTACAGACTTAAAAAATGCTGACTTGATTAAATTAATAGTAGATAAGCTAGTAAAAATAGAAGGCAGAGATGCTAATTCTTATTTCGGATTAGATGAGCTTTCATTAGAAAATAACAATTTCTATTTAACATCAAAAGGTTTAGTATTTACTTGGGGAATATATGAAATCGGACCTTATGCAATAGGAGAGACTAGAGTATTAATTCCGACAGAAGAAATCAAACCTTATTTGAAAGACGAATACAAAACTATATTTGAATAA
- the rfbH gene encoding lipopolysaccharide biosynthesis protein RfbH, which translates to MDRNKILDLVKEYARKEYAKKEFIKGVSSVPVSGRVFDEDDIAALVDSALDFHLTTYRYNDEFEKGLKEFFGLKYCLTCNSGSSANLIAISSLTSHLLKERALKSGDEVITVAAGFPTTVNPILQNHLVPVFVDVELETYNVNVEELEKARSEKTKAVILAHTLGNPFNIQRVKEFCEKYNLWFIEDCCDALGSTYNNQKVGTFGDIATLSFYPAHHITMGEGGAVLTNNPILKKAMESIRDWGRDCWCAPGCDDTCKQRFSQKLGDLPEGYDHKYTYSHLGYNLKITDMQAACGVAQLRKINKFIDKRKDNFKKISNKLEKFSKYLILPKAQENSDPSWFGFLISVKPDAPFSRNDLVKYLNENKIGTRLLFAGNIVKQPYMIGRNYKIVGSLINSDFIMNNTFWIGVYPGIDDSMIDYVDVIIGEFISNLGGK; encoded by the coding sequence ATGGATAGGAATAAAATATTGGATTTAGTAAAAGAATATGCTAGAAAGGAATATGCTAAAAAAGAATTTATAAAAGGAGTAAGTTCTGTACCTGTTTCTGGAAGAGTATTTGATGAGGATGATATTGCTGCATTGGTTGATAGTGCTTTAGATTTTCATCTTACCACTTATAGATATAATGATGAATTTGAAAAAGGATTAAAAGAATTTTTTGGCTTGAAATACTGTCTTACTTGTAATTCAGGTTCTTCTGCTAATTTGATAGCAATTAGTAGTTTAACTAGCCATTTACTTAAAGAAAGAGCATTAAAATCTGGCGATGAAGTTATCACAGTTGCTGCTGGTTTTCCAACTACTGTTAATCCAATATTACAGAATCATTTAGTTCCTGTATTTGTTGATGTTGAATTAGAAACATATAATGTAAATGTTGAAGAATTAGAAAAAGCAAGAAGCGAAAAAACGAAAGCTGTTATTTTAGCACACACTTTAGGAAATCCTTTCAATATACAAAGAGTAAAAGAATTCTGTGAAAAGTATAATTTATGGTTTATAGAAGATTGTTGTGATGCTTTAGGAAGTACTTATAATAATCAAAAAGTTGGAACATTTGGAGATATTGCTACATTAAGTTTTTATCCGGCTCATCATATTACTATGGGTGAAGGCGGAGCAGTACTTACAAATAATCCTATCTTAAAAAAAGCTATGGAAAGTATCAGAGATTGGGGACGTGATTGTTGGTGTGCTCCAGGATGTGATGATACTTGTAAACAAAGGTTTTCACAAAAATTGGGTGATTTACCTGAAGGGTATGACCATAAATATACATATTCACATTTAGGTTATAACTTAAAAATCACAGATATGCAGGCAGCCTGTGGTGTTGCTCAGCTTAGAAAGATAAATAAATTTATAGATAAAAGAAAGGATAATTTTAAAAAAATAAGTAATAAATTAGAAAAATTTAGCAAGTATTTAATTCTACCTAAAGCTCAGGAAAATAGTGACCCTTCTTGGTTCGGTTTTCTTATAAGTGTAAAACCTGATGCACCTTTTAGTAGAAATGATTTGGTTAAATATTTAAATGAAAATAAAATAGGAACTAGATTATTATTTGCCGGAAATATTGTAAAACAGCCCTATATGATAGGAAGAAATTACAAAATAGTTGGTAGTTTAATCAATTCTGATTTTATTATGAATAATACTTTTTGGATTGGGGTTTATCCTGGAATTGATGATTCTATGATTGATTATGTTGATGTTATTATTGGAGAATTTATATCAAATTTGGGAGGAAAATAA
- a CDS encoding beta/alpha barrel domain-containing protein has protein sequence MIGNITVFDCTFREAGYQTGWFFDEDFCRDYYKFAQSAGIDYLELGFFHNKEADPNRGHFRYCSLDNEEIKNIFSITKNTVKLSAMRDIQRPLTDLLPKKETVIDTVRILTRSSETDFSILEKHVKEIKNLGYEVFINFTSSGHNTIEKNREFAKFAKQHEIPVIYFADTESIFTPEYVRNTLEACREEGVEAGMHLHDKNGTAEMLLEVALHYGCKYTDITMMGLGGKWHDGNLSTEHFLRKYNYNPGYEQTRLKTMLIQNLIKYNKSTAAVL, from the coding sequence ATGATAGGAAATATCACAGTATTTGATTGTACATTTAGAGAAGCTGGTTATCAAACTGGTTGGTTTTTTGATGAAGATTTTTGCAGAGATTATTATAAATTTGCACAATCTGCAGGTATTGATTATTTAGAATTAGGTTTTTTTCATAACAAAGAAGCAGATCCTAACAGAGGTCATTTTCGTTATTGTAGTTTGGATAATGAAGAAATAAAAAATATTTTTTCAATTACAAAAAATACGGTTAAACTTTCTGCTATGAGAGACATTCAAAGACCTTTAACTGACTTGCTTCCAAAAAAGGAGACTGTTATAGATACTGTTAGAATTCTTACAAGATCTAGTGAAACAGATTTTTCAATTTTGGAAAAGCATGTAAAAGAAATTAAAAATTTAGGCTATGAGGTATTCATTAATTTTACAAGTTCTGGTCATAATACTATAGAAAAAAATAGGGAATTTGCAAAATTTGCTAAACAACATGAAATACCTGTAATTTATTTTGCTGATACAGAAAGTATTTTTACACCTGAATATGTTAGAAATACTTTGGAAGCTTGTAGAGAAGAAGGTGTTGAGGCTGGTATGCATTTACATGATAAAAATGGTACTGCAGAAATGCTTTTGGAAGTGGCTTTGCATTATGGTTGTAAATATACTGATATTACTATGATGGGACTTGGCGGAAAATGGCATGATGGTAATTTATCTACTGAACATTTCTTAAGAAAATATAATTATAATCCTGGTTATGAACAAACTAGATTAAAAACTATGCTTATACAAAATTTAATCAAATATAATAAAAGCACAGCAGCTGTTTTATAG
- the rfbG gene encoding CDP-glucose 4,6-dehydratase — protein sequence METLEIKEILKIFKNKNILITGHTGFKGSWLSKLLLEIGANVSGISLKANDLSLYNLLNLDNQLKSYIIDIRDLDNIKNTVTYINPDIIFHLAAQPLVIDSYNNPVYTFETNVIGTINLMEAMRELNNLECAIMITTDKVYDNKEWVWGYRENDSLGGHDPYSASKACSEIAIKSYRKSFFNNISIVSARAGNVIGGGDFADNRIIPDIVRSIEKDIPVELRNPNSVRPWQHVLDVLYGYLLLAYNIINKNSVSDSYNFAPIDEGNKFTVEYITKCFINNIGKGSYKINIQDTNKKEMNMLRLDSSLARKELGWNEKFNTEEAIKQTSIWYKEYLNNNDLNAITSKQIKEYIEG from the coding sequence ATGGAAACTTTGGAAATAAAAGAAATACTTAAAATATTTAAAAATAAAAATATTTTAATTACTGGTCATACAGGATTTAAGGGAAGTTGGTTATCGAAATTACTATTAGAGATAGGAGCTAATGTAAGTGGAATATCATTAAAAGCTAATGATTTATCTTTGTATAATTTGTTAAATTTAGATAATCAATTAAAATCTTATATAATAGATATTAGAGATTTAGATAATATAAAAAATACAGTTACATATATTAATCCTGATATAATTTTTCATTTAGCAGCACAGCCATTAGTTATAGATAGTTATAATAACCCCGTATATACATTTGAAACTAATGTTATCGGCACTATTAATTTGATGGAAGCTATGAGAGAATTAAATAATCTAGAATGTGCTATTATGATTACAACAGATAAAGTTTATGATAATAAAGAATGGGTTTGGGGTTACAGAGAAAATGATTCTTTAGGTGGTCATGATCCATACTCTGCTTCTAAAGCATGTTCTGAAATAGCTATAAAAAGTTATAGAAAATCATTCTTTAATAATATATCAATTGTAAGTGCAAGAGCTGGTAATGTTATAGGCGGAGGAGATTTTGCTGATAATAGGATAATTCCTGATATAGTAAGATCCATAGAAAAAGATATTCCTGTAGAATTAAGAAACCCTAATAGTGTAAGACCTTGGCAGCATGTATTAGATGTACTATATGGATATTTACTTCTTGCTTATAATATAATTAACAAAAATAGTGTGTCTGATAGTTATAATTTTGCTCCAATAGATGAAGGGAATAAATTTACTGTTGAATATATAACAAAATGTTTTATAAATAATATTGGAAAAGGAAGTTATAAAATCAATATACAAGATACAAATAAAAAAGAAATGAATATGTTAAGGTTAGATTCTTCTCTTGCTAGAAAAGAATTAGGATGGAATGAAAAATTTAATACAGAAGAAGCTATCAAACAAACTTCTATTTGGTATAAAGAATATTTAAATAATAATGATTTAAATGCTATTACTAGTAAGCAAATCAAAGAATATATTGAAGGTTAA
- a CDS encoding sugar phosphate nucleotidyltransferase: MKTVILAGGLGTRLGEETTIRPKPLVEIGGRPIIWHIMKYYSHFGINDFVILLGYKGYMVKEFFDNYRRHLYDMKIDFKNNSSSSFKKDNNNSFEEENWVIELIDTGENTMTGGRLKRAYPYLKDESSFCFTYGDGVSNININEEIEFHNKHKKTATIGAVYPPARFGALKIENDNSVSSFIEKPRGDNAYISGGFLY, from the coding sequence ATGAAAACAGTTATATTGGCTGGAGGTCTTGGTACAAGGTTGGGAGAAGAAACAACGATAAGGCCAAAACCTTTAGTTGAAATAGGTGGAAGACCAATTATATGGCATATAATGAAATATTATTCCCATTTTGGTATTAACGATTTTGTAATACTTTTGGGATATAAAGGCTATATGGTTAAAGAATTTTTTGATAATTACAGAAGACATTTATATGATATGAAAATAGATTTTAAAAATAATAGTTCATCTTCTTTTAAAAAAGATAATAATAATTCTTTTGAGGAAGAAAATTGGGTGATAGAACTTATAGATACAGGTGAAAATACTATGACAGGCGGTAGATTAAAAAGAGCTTACCCATATTTGAAGGATGAATCTAGTTTTTGTTTTACTTATGGAGATGGAGTATCTAATATTAATATAAATGAAGAGATCGAATTCCATAATAAACATAAAAAAACAGCTACTATTGGAGCAGTCTATCCTCCAGCTAGATTTGGTGCTCTAAAAATAGAAAATGATAATAGTGTATCTAGTTTTATAGAAAAACCTAGAGGGGATAATGCATATATAAGTGGTGGTTTTTTATATTAA